One window of the Shewanella litorisediminis genome contains the following:
- a CDS encoding LysR family transcriptional regulator, with protein MSQHKLDTLYLMRLLVCIVRFGSFSRAAAHLGITPSKASKDLRYLEQSLGTVLLNRTTRRVQLTDAGELTYRQADQMLALHEQLLDGLQNRRECLSGELRITAPMMWGEVILTPLLLKFRQLHPSVRLVTDFSNRTSDLLRDNIHVAFRSTELSREPYLARFIAKDEMVLCASKAYMDGKSALNRPEELHQHSLITRCTDYSSHERWTLMDKGKELHIDVAGELAFSHKQAIYAAMQQGFGIAILPRYLVADELLAGTVVEVLPDFRPKGASFYALYTQRRTESALVTHFIDFVIAEIAGKSSFNKA; from the coding sequence ATGAGCCAACACAAGCTGGATACCTTGTATTTAATGCGACTGCTGGTCTGCATTGTGCGCTTTGGCTCATTTTCCCGGGCTGCGGCGCATTTGGGCATTACCCCAAGCAAGGCCTCGAAAGATTTACGCTATCTTGAACAAAGCCTCGGCACTGTGCTGCTTAACCGCACCACCCGTCGGGTACAGCTGACCGATGCAGGAGAGCTTACCTACCGCCAGGCAGACCAGATGCTTGCCCTGCACGAACAGCTGCTTGATGGGCTGCAAAACCGCCGTGAGTGCCTGAGCGGCGAGCTCAGAATAACCGCCCCCATGATGTGGGGCGAAGTAATACTTACGCCTTTGCTGCTTAAGTTCAGGCAATTGCACCCATCGGTGCGGCTGGTCACCGACTTCAGTAATCGCACCTCAGATTTACTGCGGGACAATATTCATGTGGCGTTTCGCAGCACCGAGCTTAGCCGCGAGCCCTATCTTGCCCGCTTTATTGCCAAAGATGAGATGGTGCTTTGCGCCAGCAAGGCCTATATGGATGGCAAATCAGCCCTCAACAGGCCGGAAGAATTACATCAGCACAGCCTTATCACCCGCTGCACTGATTATTCAAGCCACGAGCGCTGGACCTTGATGGATAAGGGAAAAGAGCTGCATATAGACGTCGCGGGCGAGCTTGCCTTCAGCCACAAGCAGGCGATTTATGCCGCCATGCAGCAGGGCTTTGGCATCGCCATCCTGCCCCGTTATCTGGTGGCCGATGAGCTGCTGGCTGGCACTGTGGTTGAAGTCTTGCCGGACTTTCGCCCCAAGGGCGCGAGCTTCTATGCGCTTTACACCCAGCGCCGGACCGAATCGGCGCTGGTGACCCACTTTATCGACTTTGTGATAGCTGAGATTGCCGGCAAGTCTTCATTTAACAAGGCTTGA